A window of Campylobacter ureolyticus contains these coding sequences:
- a CDS encoding Fe-S-containing hydro-lyase codes for MSDAKKIISPLTKDVVKTLKAGDMVLITGTIIAARDAAHKALTEALKNGEKLPVNLKNQTIYYVGPSPARPGDAIGSAGPTTSGRMDKYTPTILDLGVNAMIGKGYRSKEVVESMKKNCVVYMVAIGGTGALISKSIKKYEVLAYEDLGPEAIAKLEVVDFPAIVAIDCEGNDFYKVGQAPYKEI; via the coding sequence ATGTCAGATGCTAAAAAAATAATTTCACCTCTAACTAAAGATGTTGTAAAAACTTTAAAAGCCGGAGATATGGTTTTGATAACTGGTACTATAATAGCAGCAAGAGATGCGGCACATAAAGCTTTAACCGAGGCTTTGAAAAATGGAGAAAAATTACCTGTAAATCTTAAAAATCAAACCATTTATTATGTAGGGCCATCTCCAGCACGCCCAGGAGATGCTATAGGATCAGCTGGTCCAACAACAAGTGGTAGAATGGATAAATACACTCCAACAATACTTGATCTTGGTGTAAATGCCATGATAGGAAAGGGCTATAGGAGCAAAGAAGTAGTCGAAAGTATGAAAAAAAATTGTGTTGTTTATATGGTAGCAATCGGCGGTACTGGAGCTTTGATAAGCAAAAGTATCAAAAAATATGAAGTTTTAGCTTATGAAGATTTAGGCCCTGAAGCTATCGCAAAACTTGAAGTTGTTGATTTTCCAGCAATTGTTGCAATCGACTGTGAAGGAAATGACTTTTACAAAGTAGGTCAAGCACCATATAAAGAAATTTAA
- the fdhD gene encoding formate dehydrogenase accessory sulfurtransferase FdhD — protein sequence MNPIANTKIIKIKSFEKFDFDDTLVREVRLNIFLNEKKVISLMATPTDEKALAVGYLISENLINSLNEILDIKIDKDSEFEVNIKFKILNPNDTNIENLQKNSSIISGCGSAKTANSFLDMKGEVIKNSSVFSSSLILSRMSTFYTECDLYEKTGCVHTAKLFINDSEFYIGEDIAQHNTIDKAVGKAILNKANLENSFLMVSGRLSSEMVAKAIMHKIPLLVSRTAATYLGVVLARKFDLTLCGFARGNSMNVYSFEKRII from the coding sequence ATGAACCCTATTGCTAATACTAAAATCATCAAAATTAAATCTTTTGAAAAGTTTGATTTTGATGATACCTTGGTAAGAGAAGTTAGGCTTAATATTTTTTTAAATGAGAAAAAAGTCATTTCATTAATGGCAACACCAACTGATGAAAAAGCCTTAGCCGTTGGGTATTTAATAAGTGAAAATTTAATAAATTCGCTTAATGAAATTTTAGATATTAAAATTGATAAAGATAGCGAATTTGAAGTAAATATTAAATTTAAAATTTTAAACCCAAATGATACAAATATAGAAAATTTACAAAAAAACTCATCTATAATAAGTGGTTGTGGAAGTGCAAAAACTGCAAATTCATTTTTGGATATGAAAGGTGAGGTTATAAAAAACTCTTCAGTTTTTAGTTCAAGTTTAATTTTATCAAGAATGAGTACTTTTTATACAGAGTGCGATTTATACGAAAAAACAGGTTGTGTTCATACTGCAAAACTTTTTATAAATGATAGTGAGTTTTATATAGGTGAAGATATCGCTCAGCATAACACCATAGATAAGGCCGTTGGCAAAGCTATTTTAAATAAAGCAAATTTAGAAAATTCGTTTTTAATGGTAAGTGGAAGATTAAGTTCAGAAATGGTTGCAAAGGCTATAATGCATAAAATTCCACTTCTTGTTTCTAGAACTGCTGCCACATATTTAGGAGTAGTGCTGGCTAGAAAATTTGATCTTACACTTTGTGGTTTTGCAAGAGGAAATTCTATGAATGTTTATAGTTTTGAAAAAAGGATAATTTAA
- a CDS encoding YdgA family protein has protein sequence MKKVLVAILFIILVLAGVFWIISSKTTDKMVDEYISSFNMNMPKELDVKHSYTKEAGVLHIVSDINYTKEFLNKEFLNIFDDDFIVRIKVDIQNSVLNLIKGYEASGTMEALSYQDEVKKLFNSTKFLKFTLKGDKNSLHNGKFILNEINFKDDDGRIHASEFVLNMNFKKNLLKSLTLTQKGSSLNTDEIFASYDELFFEYNYDKPFDIDEILTHIANSNSNSSIKNLKIKFDDFDFFVANISQEDKINDNNTKKFEFNSILNANGIQIKFNDERLPVDKFGYSITLENIDKSFIDEVLKADFTKLSDDEIEKFGLEFLAQNPKISINNFGFNDSDGKNFNLNLKAGLENFDESKLLNILNYAFLNGDLKVSKKYFELFFDDLMTKEEMFKDAIVASGILKDEKDSFVTNFVYDKSKLDIIVNDNVSLMGLFLGFPLGSLEVDEDDFKQSVLNLKTLVFDIAAFYTSQAKFADEISYMTNVKVDEISNSGAFLKVKGKKCIKISTKDNSILEVSRGDDKDDETCIDFYKLDEAKELIKEYDFTKEIGYEFY, from the coding sequence ATGAAAAAAGTATTAGTAGCAATTTTATTTATAATTTTAGTTTTAGCAGGTGTTTTTTGGATAATAAGCTCAAAAACAACCGATAAAATGGTTGATGAATATATAAGTAGCTTTAACATGAATATGCCAAAAGAATTAGATGTTAAACACTCTTATACAAAAGAAGCTGGGGTTTTGCATATCGTAAGTGATATAAACTATACAAAAGAGTTTTTAAATAAAGAGTTTTTAAATATATTTGATGATGATTTTATCGTAAGAATTAAAGTTGATATTCAAAATTCAGTTTTAAATTTAATCAAAGGATATGAAGCTAGTGGAACAATGGAAGCACTTAGCTATCAAGATGAGGTTAAAAAGCTTTTTAATTCAACGAAGTTTTTGAAATTTACACTTAAAGGTGATAAAAACTCTTTACATAATGGAAAATTTATTTTAAATGAGATAAATTTTAAAGATGATGATGGAAGAATTCATGCAAGTGAGTTTGTTTTAAATATGAATTTTAAAAAAAATCTTTTAAAATCCTTAACTCTTACTCAAAAAGGTTCAAGTCTTAACACGGATGAAATTTTTGCAAGTTATGATGAATTGTTTTTTGAATACAACTATGATAAACCATTTGATATAGATGAAATTCTAACTCACATAGCAAATTCAAACTCAAATAGTTCTATTAAAAATTTAAAAATAAAATTTGATGATTTTGATTTTTTTGTAGCAAACATATCTCAAGAAGATAAAATAAATGATAACAATACTAAAAAATTTGAGTTTAATTCTATTTTAAATGCAAATGGAATTCAGATAAAATTTAATGATGAGCGTTTGCCAGTTGATAAATTTGGATATAGCATTACGCTTGAAAATATCGATAAAAGTTTTATAGATGAGGTTTTAAAAGCTGATTTTACTAAATTAAGCGATGATGAAATAGAAAAATTTGGGCTTGAGTTTTTAGCACAAAATCCTAAAATTTCAATAAATAATTTCGGCTTTAATGATAGCGACGGTAAAAATTTTAATTTAAATTTAAAAGCTGGACTTGAAAATTTTGATGAAAGCAAGCTTTTGAATATTTTAAATTATGCTTTTTTAAATGGCGATTTAAAAGTATCTAAGAAATATTTTGAGCTATTTTTTGATGATTTAATGACAAAAGAAGAGATGTTTAAAGATGCTATCGTGGCAAGTGGAATTTTAAAAGATGAAAAAGATAGTTTTGTAACTAACTTTGTTTATGATAAATCAAAACTCGATATTATCGTAAATGACAATGTTAGTTTAATGGGGCTTTTTTTGGGTTTTCCACTTGGCTCGCTAGAAGTAGATGAAGATGACTTTAAGCAAAGTGTTTTAAATTTAAAAACTTTAGTTTTTGATATTGCTGCCTTTTATACATCCCAGGCTAAATTTGCAGATGAAATTTCATATATGACAAATGTTAAAGTTGATGAAATTTCAAACTCTGGGGCCTTTTTAAAAGTTAAAGGTAAGAAATGTATAAAAATTTCTACAAAAGATAATAGTATTTTAGAAGTTTCAAGAGGCGATGATAAAGATGATGAAACTTGCATTGATTTTTATAAACTAGATGAAGCAAAAGAGCTTATAAAAGAGTATGATTTTACTAAAGAAATTGGATATGAATTTTATTAA
- the purB gene encoding adenylosuccinate lyase codes for MSNSSMIDSKVFGVLFSSETMKKVFSDENRVQKWLDTEAALARAQAKLGIIKPRRAQQITKFADAKLLNIDAIGENYKSSITIVPLLKEFKKVFDDDSGEFVHWGATSQDIMDNGLVLQIKEAIEILEKLLTKTYKDALNLAKKYKSTVMAGRTHVIHALPITFGFKVAMWAQEIRRNLDRLKEVKPRVLTGQLSGAVGTMASQEGKGLEMQRLMMEDLGLNVPVISWHPSRDNMAEYVSVLALIAGTIGRISKEILSLQRTEICEVEEPFFMGKVGSSTMPHKRNPQVCENIIALARIVRYQAPLMVEAMWCENERDWGCELNEWDAIPKASIHLAATLEKQNDVLENLIVYPENMKENLNKLKGAMLSEAVMLHLGEKIGRMHAHEIVYEACMKAFKDKTEVIDTLLEKEAVKENFTRKELEDIMKPELYTGLSAEFVDRVLDDSKSFFK; via the coding sequence ATGAGTAATTCTAGTATGATCGACAGTAAGGTTTTTGGTGTGCTTTTTTCAAGCGAGACGATGAAAAAAGTTTTTAGTGATGAAAATAGAGTTCAAAAGTGGCTTGACACAGAGGCAGCACTTGCAAGAGCTCAAGCAAAACTTGGTATAATAAAGCCACGTCGTGCCCAGCAAATCACCAAATTTGCAGATGCAAAACTTCTAAATATAGATGCAATTGGTGAAAATTATAAAAGTTCCATAACAATTGTTCCATTACTAAAAGAGTTTAAAAAAGTTTTTGATGATGACAGTGGAGAATTTGTGCATTGGGGTGCTACAAGTCAAGATATCATGGATAATGGCCTCGTATTGCAAATCAAAGAAGCTATTGAGATTTTAGAAAAACTTTTAACAAAAACTTATAAAGATGCCCTAAATTTGGCCAAAAAATACAAAAGTACAGTAATGGCAGGAAGAACGCATGTTATCCATGCACTCCCTATAACATTTGGCTTTAAAGTTGCGATGTGGGCACAAGAAATCAGGCGAAATTTAGATAGGCTTAAAGAAGTAAAACCACGAGTTTTAACAGGTCAGTTAAGTGGTGCGGTTGGTACAATGGCTAGCCAAGAGGGTAAGGGCTTAGAAATGCAAAGGCTTATGATGGAAGATCTTGGTCTTAATGTACCTGTTATTTCTTGGCATCCAAGCAGAGATAATATGGCTGAATATGTTAGTGTTTTAGCATTAATTGCAGGGACAATTGGACGAATTTCAAAAGAAATTTTAAGCCTTCAAAGAACTGAAATTTGCGAAGTTGAGGAGCCATTTTTTATGGGAAAAGTTGGAAGTTCGACAATGCCTCATAAAAGAAATCCACAAGTTTGTGAAAATATCATCGCTCTTGCAAGAATTGTTCGCTATCAAGCACCTTTAATGGTCGAGGCGATGTGGTGCGAAAATGAAAGAGATTGGGGTTGCGAATTGAACGAATGGGATGCCATTCCAAAGGCATCAATCCACCTTGCAGCCACACTTGAAAAGCAAAATGATGTGCTTGAAAACTTAATTGTCTATCCTGAAAATATGAAAGAAAATTTAAACAAACTTAAAGGTGCGATGTTAAGTGAGGCGGTTATGCTTCATTTAGGTGAGAAAATCGGCAGAATGCATGCACATGAAATCGTTTATGAGGCTTGTATGAAAGCTTTCAAGGACAAGACAGAGGTCATTGATACGCTACTTGAAAAAGAGGCTGTTAAAGAAAATTTTACTAGAAAAGAACTTGAAGACATTATGAAACCTGAGCTCTATACAGGGCTAAGTGCTGAGTTTGTGGATAGAGTTTTGGATGATAGTAAAAGCTTTTTTAAATAA
- the yedF gene encoding sulfurtransferase-like selenium metabolism protein YedF, with protein sequence MKIDCRNLECPTPLIKTKEALESLKIGESLEILVNSIPPRENIKRFLNTNELSCEISEKNGETLIKTIKIKNLISPSTDGYNCEILPQKRKKVIFLNEDRTGSGEVGKNLLSKFLGAILNLDNKPVAIICVNNAVFMTTDRSHVSYQVLKKLEENKIKIYSCGSCLEAYKLVDKLSIGEITNAYEIMQMLSEFEVIKL encoded by the coding sequence ATGAAAATTGATTGTAGAAATTTAGAGTGTCCAACTCCTTTAATCAAAACAAAAGAGGCGTTAGAAAGCCTTAAAATAGGTGAAAGTTTAGAAATTTTAGTAAATAGCATTCCTCCAAGAGAAAATATCAAAAGATTTTTAAACACAAATGAGCTTAGCTGTGAAATAAGTGAAAAAAATGGCGAAACTTTGATAAAAACCATAAAAATAAAAAATCTAATCTCGCCATCAACCGATGGTTATAACTGCGAGATTTTACCTCAAAAAAGAAAAAAAGTTATATTTTTAAACGAAGATAGAACTGGAAGTGGCGAGGTTGGCAAAAATTTATTAAGCAAATTTTTGGGTGCTATTTTAAATTTAGACAATAAGCCAGTTGCTATAATTTGTGTAAATAATGCTGTTTTTATGACTACAGATAGATCACATGTTAGCTATCAAGTTCTTAAAAAACTAGAAGAAAATAAAATTAAAATTTATAGTTGTGGAAGTTGTCTTGAGGCTTATAAATTAGTTGATAAGTTAAGCATCGGCGAGATTACAAATGCCTACGAAATAATGCAAATGTTAAGCGAATTTGAAGTGATAAAGCTTTGA
- a CDS encoding winged helix-turn-helix domain-containing protein: MEEFILKLANEDKKLSCAAAFKIAKELDIDISEVGKKADEMGIKISNCELGQFGKFKHDIPNDDVEIFLKIKPFLDEKNRINCIDARNIAKQTKGFKAIRGVLKSHKIDVKYCKLGCFKEKKGKKVVVKTKIWIENSDGELLFGKGKTEVLDVIDQTGSIKKAAELLDMNYKKCWNHLKILEKNFDNELFETKPGGGKGAGTSLKPKAHELMKAYKQLQADIEEFSNKRFKELFLNK, translated from the coding sequence ATGGAAGAGTTTATTTTAAAACTAGCAAATGAAGATAAAAAGTTAAGCTGTGCAGCTGCTTTTAAAATAGCTAAAGAGCTAGATATTGATATATCAGAAGTTGGAAAAAAAGCCGATGAAATGGGTATAAAAATTTCTAATTGTGAGCTTGGACAATTTGGTAAATTTAAACATGATATCCCAAATGATGATGTAGAAATTTTTTTAAAAATAAAACCTTTTTTAGATGAAAAAAATAGAATTAACTGCATAGATGCAAGAAATATAGCTAAACAAACAAAAGGATTTAAAGCTATAAGAGGTGTTTTAAAAAGTCATAAAATAGATGTTAAATATTGTAAATTAGGTTGTTTTAAAGAAAAGAAAGGAAAAAAAGTGGTTGTAAAAACTAAAATTTGGATAGAAAATAGTGATGGAGAACTTCTGTTTGGTAAGGGTAAAACCGAGGTTTTAGATGTTATTGATCAAACTGGTAGCATAAAAAAAGCTGCAGAATTGTTAGATATGAATTATAAAAAATGTTGGAATCATCTAAAAATTTTAGAAAAAAACTTTGACAATGAGCTTTTTGAGACAAAACCAGGTGGTGGAAAAGGAGCAGGAACTTCGCTAAAACCAAAAGCTCATGAACTTATGAAAGCTTATAAGCAACTACAAGCAGATATAGAGGAATTTTCTAATAAAAGATTTAAAGAGCTTTTTTTAAATAAATAA
- a CDS encoding anion permease: protein MVNYKKLITLFVVGLVIWFIPHSDAVSKEAWQLFAIVVATILGLILQPLPIGAVAFIGVAAAMLTNTLSVKEALTGFGSGTIWLIVSAFMIARGFIKTGLGRRIAYKIISILGDSTLRLGYSIVISDAIISPAMPSSGARAGGVLFPIVKSISSALNSEPDDSRRKAGAYFMQTLWQGNAITNGMFLTSMAGNPLIATLALSSFGVQISWGLWVMGSIIPALCSLAIIPLVLYIIYPPEIKKYPQAKEIAKKELLNLGKMKFEEKAMLCVFVGALILWATGGFTGIGATTVAMLAVVALLLSGVLSWDEILSEKAAWNTLIWMGGLISLAGGLNTLGFIGWFANSVSTSFSGISWIATTAVLLLIYVFSHYFFASLTAHITAMYSAFGVVAIACGAPSMLIALVFAYASNLMMPITHYGGAPAPIIFGSGYVTQKEWWKLGFIITVINLLIWSIIGSIWWKVLGLW from the coding sequence TTGGTAAATTATAAAAAACTTATTACCCTCTTTGTTGTTGGGCTTGTTATTTGGTTTATTCCACATAGCGATGCGGTTAGTAAGGAAGCATGGCAACTTTTTGCTATTGTAGTTGCTACTATTTTGGGGCTTATTTTACAGCCCCTTCCTATCGGTGCAGTTGCATTTATTGGTGTTGCGGCTGCCATGCTTACAAATACACTCTCTGTAAAAGAAGCACTGACTGGCTTTGGAAGTGGAACTATTTGGTTGATAGTGAGCGCTTTTATGATTGCAAGAGGTTTCATAAAAACAGGACTTGGTAGAAGAATCGCATATAAAATAATTTCTATTTTAGGTGATAGCACTTTAAGGCTTGGATATTCTATAGTTATAAGTGATGCGATAATTTCACCTGCTATGCCAAGTAGCGGTGCTAGAGCTGGTGGTGTTCTTTTTCCAATAGTAAAAAGTATTTCAAGTGCCTTAAACTCAGAACCTGATGATAGTAGGAGAAAAGCAGGGGCGTATTTTATGCAAACTTTGTGGCAAGGCAATGCTATAACAAATGGTATGTTTTTAACATCAATGGCAGGAAACCCACTAATTGCAACTTTGGCTTTATCTAGTTTTGGAGTACAAATTTCATGGGGTCTTTGGGTAATGGGATCAATTATTCCTGCACTTTGTTCACTTGCGATAATTCCTTTGGTTTTATATATTATTTATCCACCAGAGATTAAAAAATATCCACAAGCAAAAGAAATTGCCAAAAAAGAGCTTTTAAATTTAGGTAAAATGAAATTTGAAGAAAAAGCTATGCTTTGCGTGTTTGTTGGAGCTTTGATTTTATGGGCAACTGGTGGATTTACTGGTATTGGAGCAACAACGGTTGCAATGCTTGCGGTTGTTGCTTTGCTTTTGAGTGGTGTTTTATCGTGGGATGAAATTTTATCAGAAAAAGCTGCGTGGAATACATTGATTTGGATGGGTGGGCTTATTTCGCTAGCTGGTGGATTAAACACTCTTGGATTTATCGGTTGGTTTGCGAACTCAGTATCTACTTCATTTAGTGGAATTTCGTGGATTGCAACAACTGCTGTTTTGCTTCTTATCTATGTTTTTTCTCACTATTTTTTCGCTAGTCTTACAGCTCATATAACTGCTATGTATTCAGCATTTGGAGTTGTTGCTATAGCATGTGGGGCACCAAGTATGTTAATAGCTTTAGTTTTTGCATATGCGTCAAATTTAATGATGCCAATCACGCATTATGGTGGCGCACCAGCCCCGATAATCTTTGGGAGTGGTTATGTAACGCAAAAAGAGTGGTGGAAACTTGGTTTTATCATAACTGTTATAAATTTATTAATTTGGTCAATAATTGGCTCAATTTGGTGGAAAGTTTTAGGATTATGGTAA
- the selD gene encoding selenide, water dikinase SelD, with protein MKYRNFNLTKFVKAAGUAAKIDPAGLNKSLEGIVEKSKFLLSNTTNNEDASVFKLTDDIAIVQTLDFITPVVDDPFVFGEIAAANSLSDIFAMGAKPLNALNIVGFDSCHFSSEILAEILAGGKSKVIECGAEIVGGHSIETPEMYYGLSVTGKVHPNKFWSNNTSKIGDLLILTKPLGMGILSTAIKGDMLNLDEIKEGIFHMTQLNFYALNALKGLKVNACTDVTGFGLLGHASEMLNNEISISFYKDKIPILNEAIKCANLGLIPGGAYRNLEFIKNFTNTKPDIVFCDPQTSGGLLIAVSQKDARIALTNLKNAGYENSQVIGEAVPKKEFDIYI; from the coding sequence TTGAAATATAGAAATTTTAATTTGACAAAATTTGTAAAAGCTGCTGGTTGAGCCGCTAAAATAGACCCGGCGGGTCTTAACAAAAGTTTAGAGGGCATAGTGGAAAAAAGCAAGTTTTTACTATCAAATACGACGAATAATGAAGATGCGAGTGTTTTTAAACTAACAGATGATATAGCCATTGTACAAACGCTTGATTTTATAACGCCTGTTGTTGATGATCCATTTGTTTTTGGCGAGATTGCAGCTGCGAATTCTTTAAGTGATATTTTTGCTATGGGAGCAAAGCCACTAAATGCACTAAATATAGTAGGTTTTGATAGTTGTCATTTTTCAAGTGAAATTTTAGCTGAAATTTTAGCTGGCGGAAAGAGCAAAGTTATTGAATGCGGTGCAGAGATTGTTGGTGGACATAGTATAGAGACACCTGAGATGTATTATGGCTTAAGTGTTACTGGCAAGGTCCATCCAAATAAATTTTGGAGCAACAATACCTCTAAAATAGGAGATTTGCTAATCCTAACCAAGCCTCTTGGAATGGGAATTTTGAGCACTGCAATTAAAGGCGATATGTTAAATTTAGATGAGATAAAAGAGGGTATTTTTCACATGACTCAGCTAAATTTTTATGCTCTAAATGCCCTAAAAGGCTTAAAAGTAAATGCTTGTACCGATGTTACTGGTTTTGGGCTTTTAGGACACGCAAGTGAAATGCTTAATAATGAAATTTCCATTTCATTTTATAAAGATAAAATTCCTATTTTAAACGAAGCCATAAAGTGTGCAAATTTAGGTTTAATTCCTGGTGGAGCTTATAGAAATTTAGAATTTATTAAGAATTTTACAAATACCAAGCCTGATATAGTGTTTTGTGATCCACAAACAAGTGGCGGACTTTTGATAGCAGTTAGCCAAAAAGATGCTCGAATAGCTTTAACAAATTTAAAAAATGCAGGTTATGAAAACTCTCAAGTCATTGGTGAAGCAGTCCCTAAAAAAGAGTTTGATATATATATTTAA
- a CDS encoding anaerobic C4-dicarboxylate transporter, which translates to MDFLMNLNESTQFFIQLLIVLICLFYGAKKGGVALGMLGGIGLIVLVYGFGVAPGKPAISVMLTILAVVVASATLQASGGLDVMLQIAEKILRKNPKYVSILAPFVTCTLTVLCGTGHVVYTVLPIIYDIAIKNGIRPERPMAASTIACQMGIIASPVSVAVVTLTAFMLDSSHPLASFNGYTDLLKITIPATYIGVLAVGIFSMFRGKDLDKDPIFQEKLKNPEFKNYVYGNNATLLDQKLSKTKWAAMWIFLTAIAIVAIVGYFSELRPAFTNAKGVLKPMSMTDTIQIFMLLAGSIILIFCKVDASKISKNDIFRSGMVAMVAVFGISWMADTMFASHMAMLKETLGAVVMEHPWTYAVMLLLISKFVNSQAAALSAFVPLAISIGVPLGVIIAFAPACYGYYILPTYPSDLAAIQFDRSETTHIGKFVINHSFIIPGLTGVITSSIFGYIFAHMFGYL; encoded by the coding sequence ATGGATTTTTTAATGAATCTAAATGAAAGCACTCAGTTTTTTATACAGCTTTTAATAGTTTTGATTTGTCTTTTCTATGGAGCTAAAAAAGGCGGGGTTGCTCTTGGTATGCTAGGAGGCATAGGGCTTATAGTTTTAGTTTATGGTTTTGGGGTAGCTCCTGGAAAACCAGCAATTTCTGTAATGCTTACTATCTTAGCAGTTGTTGTTGCAAGTGCTACACTTCAAGCAAGTGGTGGTCTTGATGTTATGCTTCAAATTGCTGAAAAAATTCTTCGCAAAAATCCAAAATATGTAAGTATTTTGGCACCTTTTGTAACCTGCACATTGACTGTTCTTTGTGGAACAGGACATGTTGTTTATACAGTTTTGCCGATCATTTATGACATCGCCATAAAAAACGGCATTAGACCAGAAAGACCGATGGCTGCAAGCACTATCGCATGCCAAATGGGCATCATAGCAAGTCCGGTTTCTGTTGCTGTAGTAACTTTGACTGCTTTTATGCTTGACTCATCTCACCCACTAGCAAGTTTTAACGGTTATACAGACTTACTTAAAATAACAATTCCAGCAACCTACATAGGAGTTTTGGCTGTTGGTATATTTAGTATGTTTAGAGGAAAAGATCTTGATAAAGATCCAATTTTTCAAGAAAAGCTAAAAAATCCTGAATTTAAGAATTATGTTTATGGAAACAACGCCACACTTTTAGATCAAAAACTATCAAAAACAAAGTGGGCGGCAATGTGGATATTTTTAACTGCTATAGCTATAGTTGCGATAGTTGGATATTTTAGCGAGCTTCGACCTGCCTTTACAAATGCAAAAGGTGTTTTGAAACCTATGAGCATGACTGATACTATTCAAATTTTTATGCTTCTTGCAGGTTCAATCATTTTAATATTTTGTAAAGTTGATGCAAGTAAAATAAGCAAAAATGACATTTTTAGATCAGGTATGGTAGCAATGGTTGCCGTTTTTGGAATATCTTGGATGGCTGATACTATGTTTGCAAGCCATATGGCTATGCTAAAAGAGACCTTAGGAGCTGTAGTTATGGAGCATCCTTGGACATATGCAGTTATGCTTTTATTAATTTCTAAATTTGTAAACTCACAAGCAGCCGCACTTAGTGCTTTTGTTCCACTTGCCATAAGTATAGGTGTTCCACTTGGAGTTATCATAGCTTTTGCACCAGCTTGCTATGGATACTATATACTTCCAACTTATCCAAGCGATCTTGCAGCTATTCAGTTTGATAGAAGCGAAACTACTCATATTGGCAAATTTGTTATAAATCATAGCTTTATAATCCCAGGTCTAACTGGAGTTATTACATCTTCTATCTTTGGCTATATTTTTGCCCATATGTTTGGATATCTATAA
- a CDS encoding fumarate hydratase, with protein sequence MKVVNYNDIVENISKLCKQACCVVAPDLKQAFKKAEEDEKSPLGKSIIGTILENADIAEATGIPLCQDTGMSVVFVEIGQDVRIEGGYIEDAINEGVAKGYTENYLRKSVVNDPIYERKNTKNNTPAVIHTRIVKGDVFKVRLAPKGFGSENKSILKMLVPADGLEGVKKVFLEAVELAGPNACPPMVIGVGIGGTMEKAALMAKYAAARDVDSKNEDLRYAKLEDELLELASKTGVGPQGLGGTKTAVKVNVEWYPTHIAGLPVAININCHAARHADFEL encoded by the coding sequence ATGAAAGTAGTCAACTATAATGATATAGTGGAGAATATTTCTAAACTCTGCAAGCAGGCTTGTTGTGTTGTAGCGCCGGACCTAAAACAAGCTTTTAAAAAAGCAGAAGAAGATGAGAAATCGCCACTTGGTAAGAGTATAATAGGCACAATTCTAGAAAATGCCGATATAGCTGAAGCAACTGGCATTCCATTGTGCCAAGATACAGGAATGAGCGTTGTGTTTGTTGAGATTGGACAAGATGTAAGAATAGAAGGTGGCTATATAGAAGATGCCATAAATGAGGGCGTTGCCAAGGGATATACAGAAAATTATCTTAGAAAATCAGTTGTAAATGATCCAATTTATGAGCGAAAAAATACCAAAAACAATACTCCTGCAGTAATACACACAAGAATTGTAAAGGGCGATGTTTTTAAAGTAAGGCTTGCACCAAAAGGCTTTGGAAGTGAAAATAAAAGCATATTAAAGATGTTGGTTCCAGCTGATGGACTTGAGGGCGTTAAAAAGGTATTTTTAGAAGCTGTTGAACTTGCTGGGCCAAATGCCTGTCCTCCTATGGTAATTGGTGTTGGAATTGGTGGCACTATGGAAAAAGCAGCTTTAATGGCAAAATATGCAGCCGCAAGAGATGTGGATAGTAAAAATGAAGATTTAAGATATGCAAAGCTTGAAGATGAGCTTTTAGAATTAGCTAGCAAAACAGGCGTTGGACCGCAAGGACTTGGTGGAACTAAAACAGCTGTTAAAGTAAATGTAGAGTGGTATCCAACTCACATAGCAGGACTTCCAGTGGCTATTAATATAAATTGTCACGCTGCAAGACATGCTGATTTTGAACTTTAA